A window of the Rhizobium brockwellii genome harbors these coding sequences:
- the trbE gene encoding conjugal transfer protein TrbE, whose amino-acid sequence MMNLAEYRNRNTRLADFLPWVALVGEGIVLNKDGSLQRTARFRGPDLDSAVPAELVAVAGRLNNAFRRLGSGWAIFVEAQRHGAATYPVSMFADSASALVDAERKADFEEAGAHFESSYFLTFLYLPPVEDAARAETWLYEGRDHAGVDAHEILRGFADRTDRILQLIDAFMPECAWLDDGETLTYLHSTVSTKRHRVRVPETPMYLDALLADQPLTGGLEPRLGDAHVRILTIVGFPTATTPGILDELNQLAFPYRWSTRAILLDKTDATKLLTKIRRQWFAKRKSIAAILKEVMTNEASALVDTDASNKAADADMALQELGADYAGQAYVTATITVWDDDPRIAAEKLRMVEKVIQGRDFTAMPETINAVEAWLGSLPGHVYANVRQPPINTLNLAHMIPLSAVWAGPERDEHFAAPPLLFGKTEGSTPFRLSIHVGDVGHTLIVGPTGAGKSVLLALMALQFRRYPQSQVFAFDFGGSIRAAALAMRGDWHDLGGGLTEGSDDSVSLQPLARIEDVAERAWASDWLVAILIRESVPVTPEVKEHLWSALSSLASAPIAERTLTGLSVLLQSNDLKQALRPYCVGGPYGRLLDAEAEHLGEANVQVFETEGLIGTGAAAAVLAYLFHRIEDRLDGRPTLLIVDEGWLALDDEGFAGQLREWLKTLRKKNASVIFATQSLSDIDGSAIAPAIIESCQTRILLPNERAIEPQITAIYRRFGLNDRQIEILARAMPKRDYYCQSRRGNRLFELGLSDVALALCAASSKQHQALIADVHARSGTDGFLAEWLAENRLAWAADLIADLTNVIPQTDPEVRP is encoded by the coding sequence ATGATGAACCTCGCCGAATATCGCAACCGCAACACCCGACTCGCGGACTTCCTGCCCTGGGTCGCTCTGGTCGGCGAAGGCATCGTGCTGAACAAGGACGGCAGCCTGCAGCGCACCGCGCGCTTCCGCGGCCCCGACCTTGACAGTGCGGTGCCGGCCGAGCTGGTCGCGGTCGCAGGCCGTCTCAACAACGCCTTCCGTCGCCTGGGTTCCGGCTGGGCGATCTTCGTCGAGGCGCAGCGCCATGGCGCCGCGACCTATCCCGTCAGTATGTTCGCCGACAGCGCCTCCGCCTTGGTCGACGCCGAACGCAAGGCCGATTTCGAGGAAGCCGGCGCGCATTTCGAGTCCAGCTACTTCCTGACTTTCCTCTATCTGCCGCCGGTCGAGGACGCGGCGCGGGCCGAAACCTGGCTCTACGAGGGCCGCGATCACGCCGGCGTCGACGCGCACGAGATCCTGCGCGGCTTCGCCGACCGCACCGATCGCATCCTCCAGCTCATCGACGCCTTCATGCCGGAATGCGCCTGGCTCGATGACGGCGAGACGCTGACCTATTTGCATTCGACGGTCTCAACGAAGCGGCATCGCGTCCGCGTCCCCGAAACGCCGATGTATCTCGATGCACTGCTCGCCGATCAACCACTCACCGGCGGGCTAGAGCCGCGCCTGGGCGATGCGCATGTCCGCATCCTCACCATTGTCGGCTTCCCGACCGCGACCACGCCCGGCATCCTCGACGAGCTGAACCAGCTGGCCTTTCCCTATCGCTGGTCGACGCGCGCCATTCTGCTCGACAAGACCGACGCGACCAAGCTGCTGACCAAGATCCGGCGGCAATGGTTCGCCAAGCGCAAATCGATCGCCGCCATCTTGAAAGAGGTGATGACGAACGAGGCCTCCGCCCTCGTGGACACCGATGCTTCTAACAAGGCGGCCGATGCTGACATGGCGTTGCAGGAGCTGGGCGCGGACTACGCCGGCCAAGCCTATGTGACCGCGACGATCACGGTCTGGGACGATGATCCGCGCATCGCCGCCGAGAAGTTGCGGATGGTCGAGAAAGTCATCCAGGGCCGCGACTTCACCGCAATGCCCGAGACGATCAACGCTGTGGAAGCCTGGCTCGGCTCGCTGCCCGGCCATGTCTACGCCAATGTCCGCCAACCCCCGATCAACACATTGAATCTCGCCCACATGATCCCGCTGTCGGCGGTGTGGGCGGGACCGGAACGGGACGAGCACTTCGCAGCACCCCCACTGCTGTTCGGCAAGACCGAAGGCTCGACCCCATTCCGGCTTTCCATCCATGTGGGCGACGTCGGCCATACTCTGATCGTTGGTCCGACCGGCGCCGGCAAGTCGGTGCTGCTGGCGCTGATGGCGCTGCAATTCCGACGCTATCCCCAAAGCCAAGTCTTCGCCTTCGACTTCGGCGGATCAATCCGCGCCGCGGCGCTCGCCATGCGTGGCGACTGGCACGATCTCGGCGGTGGCCTCACCGAAGGCTCGGACGACAGCGTGTCGCTTCAACCGCTCGCACGCATCGAGGATGTCGCCGAGCGCGCCTGGGCCTCCGATTGGCTAGTCGCGATCCTGATACGCGAGAGTGTGCCCGTCACGCCCGAGGTGAAGGAACATCTATGGTCGGCGCTCTCCTCGCTGGCCTCCGCACCAATCGCCGAGCGGACGTTGACGGGTCTGTCTGTCCTGCTTCAGTCAAACGACCTGAAGCAAGCGCTGCGGCCCTATTGCGTTGGCGGTCCCTATGGACGGCTGCTCGACGCCGAGGCCGAGCATCTGGGTGAGGCCAATGTTCAGGTCTTCGAGACCGAAGGACTGATCGGCACTGGCGCGGCTGCCGCTGTGCTCGCCTATCTCTTCCACCGTATCGAGGATCGCCTAGACGGTCGCCCGACACTGCTGATCGTCGACGAAGGCTGGCTCGCGCTGGACGACGAGGGTTTCGCCGGGCAACTCCGCGAATGGCTGAAGACGCTCCGCAAGAAGAACGCCAGCGTCATCTTCGCCACCCAGTCGCTCTCGGATATTGACGGCTCGGCGATCGCGCCGGCCATCATCGAAAGCTGCCAGACCCGCATCTTGCTCCCGAACGAGCGCGCGATCGAGCCGCAGATCACGGCTATCTATCGCCGCTTCGGGCTCAACGATCGCCAGATCGAGATCCTCGCGCGGGCGATGCCCAAGCGCGACTATTACTGCCAATCCCGGCGCGGCAACCGGCTGTTCGAACTGGGCCTGTCGGACGTGGCGCTCGCGCTTTGCGCCGCATCATCGAAGCAACATCAGGCGCTGATTGCGGACGTTCACGCCCGCAGCGGCACGGACGGATTCCTCGCGGAGTGGCTCGCCGAAAACCGGCTTGCCTGGGCCGCCGACCTCATCGCCGACCTCACCAACGTCATCCCCCAAACCGATCCGGAGGTACGCCCATGA
- the trbJ gene encoding P-type conjugative transfer protein TrbJ: MTRSVRSRSRAARLAFSILAAPLALSPLLTAPAHAIIVYDPTNYAQNVLQAARALEQINNQITSLQNQAQSLINQARNLASLPYSSLQQLQQSVQRTQQLLTQAQNIAYNVQNIDQAFRTTYGNASMTASDQQLVAGARERWQNTVGGLQDAMRVQAGVVGNIDTNRTQMSALVGQSQGATGALQATQAGNQLLALQAQQLADLTAVVAANGRAQSLSEAERSAAAEQGREQRRRFLTPGSGYQPGNARMFPNGN, translated from the coding sequence ATGACTCGTTCCGTTCGTTCCCGCTCACGCGCCGCTCGGCTCGCCTTCTCCATTCTGGCGGCGCCTTTGGCGCTGTCACCGCTGCTCACCGCGCCGGCGCACGCCATCATCGTCTACGATCCCACCAATTACGCGCAGAACGTTCTTCAGGCCGCCCGCGCGCTCGAGCAGATCAACAACCAGATCACCTCGCTGCAGAACCAGGCACAGTCACTGATCAATCAGGCGCGCAACCTCGCGAGCTTGCCATACTCGTCACTGCAGCAGCTTCAGCAGTCCGTGCAGCGGACGCAACAGCTCCTCACCCAAGCGCAGAACATCGCCTACAATGTGCAGAACATCGACCAGGCGTTCCGCACGACCTACGGCAACGCGTCGATGACCGCCTCGGACCAGCAGCTCGTCGCCGGCGCGCGGGAGCGCTGGCAGAACACGGTCGGCGGCTTGCAGGATGCGATGCGCGTCCAGGCCGGCGTCGTCGGCAACATCGACACGAACCGGACCCAGATGTCGGCGCTGGTGGGCCAGAGCCAGGGCGCTACCGGCGCGCTGCAGGCGACACAGGCGGGCAACCAGCTTCTCGCCCTGCAAGCGCAGCAGCTCGCCGACCTAACGGCTGTGGTCGCCGCAAACGGTCGCGCGCAGAGCCTGTCCGAAGCGGAGCGCTCAGCCGCGGCCGAGCAAGGTCGCGAGCAGCGCCGTCGCTTCCTGACGCCGGGCAGCGGCTACCAGCCGGGCAACGCCCGCATGTTCCCGAACGGCAACTGA
- the trbF gene encoding conjugal transfer protein TrbF, giving the protein MFKRPTTHYGKASEPETPYQRAAQAWDERIGASRVQAKNWRLMAFGSLILSAGFATALVVQSARGTIVPWVVQVDRLGQAQAVAPAVTDYRPTDPQIAFHLARFIEQVRSIPADAIIVRQNWLRAYDFTTDRGAMALNDYARSNDPFAKVGRQQIAIDVSSVIRASPNSFRVAWVERRYENGQLAETTRWTAILTIVVQIPRNADRLRANPLGIYVNAINWSRELGQ; this is encoded by the coding sequence ATGTTCAAACGACCAACCACTCATTACGGAAAAGCCTCCGAGCCGGAGACGCCCTATCAGCGCGCCGCCCAGGCCTGGGATGAGCGAATAGGCGCCTCGCGTGTCCAGGCGAAGAACTGGCGGCTGATGGCGTTCGGCTCGCTGATCCTGTCGGCCGGGTTCGCCACCGCGCTCGTTGTGCAGTCAGCGCGGGGAACGATCGTGCCGTGGGTGGTGCAGGTCGATCGGCTCGGCCAGGCGCAGGCCGTCGCGCCTGCCGTCACCGACTACCGGCCGACCGATCCGCAAATCGCTTTCCACCTCGCGCGGTTCATCGAGCAGGTTCGCTCTATTCCGGCCGACGCCATCATCGTGCGCCAGAATTGGCTGCGCGCTTATGACTTCACGACCGATCGCGGCGCCATGGCCCTGAACGATTACGCTCGGTCGAACGACCCGTTTGCGAAGGTCGGCCGCCAGCAGATCGCGATCGACGTCTCCAGTGTCATTCGCGCGTCACCCAACAGCTTCCGCGTCGCCTGGGTCGAGCGCCGCTATGAGAACGGCCAGCTGGCCGAGACCACGCGCTGGACCGCGATCCTGACGATCGTGGTGCAGATCCCGCGCAACGCCGACAGGCTCAGGGCAAATCCGCTCGGAATCTACGTCAACGCCATCAACTGGTCACGGGAGCTTGGGCAATGA
- the trbB gene encoding P-type conjugative transfer ATPase TrbB: protein MAANHQKSQAILRGARMLRTALGPAIARFLEDPAIVEVMLNPDGRLWVDRLSEGLSDTGEVLSPSDGERIIRLVAHHVGAEVHPGAPRVSAELPETGERFEGLLPPVVSAPAFAIRKPAVAVFTLDDYVAAGIMVADQAETLRQAVAGRRNILVAGGTSTGKTTLTNALLAEVSKTSDRVVLIEDIRELQCAAPNLVAMRTKDGVASLSDLVRSSLRLRPDRIPIGEVRGAEALDLLKAWGTGHPGGVGTIHAGTAIGALRRMEQLIQEAVVTVPRALIAETIDLVAVLSGRGASRRLTELARIEGLGPDGDYRVTPARQPLTGDPS, encoded by the coding sequence GTGGCGGCCAATCACCAGAAATCGCAGGCGATCCTTCGCGGCGCGCGCATGCTGCGCACCGCCCTCGGGCCGGCGATCGCCCGGTTTCTGGAAGACCCCGCGATCGTCGAGGTGATGCTCAACCCCGATGGGCGGCTCTGGGTCGACCGTCTTTCCGAAGGGCTTTCCGACACAGGCGAAGTGCTATCGCCTTCGGACGGCGAGCGGATCATCCGTCTCGTCGCCCACCATGTCGGCGCGGAGGTTCATCCCGGCGCCCCGCGTGTCTCGGCCGAGCTGCCCGAAACGGGGGAGCGGTTCGAGGGATTGTTGCCGCCGGTGGTATCCGCGCCGGCCTTCGCGATTCGCAAGCCTGCCGTCGCCGTGTTTACGCTCGACGATTATGTCGCCGCCGGGATCATGGTGGCGGATCAGGCCGAGACGCTGCGCCAAGCCGTCGCCGGACGGCGCAACATCCTCGTTGCCGGAGGCACATCCACCGGCAAAACGACCCTCACCAACGCACTGCTCGCCGAGGTCTCGAAGACCTCGGACCGGGTCGTCCTGATCGAGGACATTCGCGAGCTGCAATGCGCCGCGCCCAATCTGGTCGCGATGCGGACAAAGGACGGCGTCGCCTCGCTCTCCGATCTCGTCCGCTCCTCGCTTCGCCTGCGCCCCGATCGCATCCCGATCGGCGAGGTGCGCGGCGCTGAGGCACTCGATCTGCTGAAGGCCTGGGGCACCGGACATCCCGGCGGCGTCGGAACGATCCACGCCGGCACGGCCATCGGCGCGCTGCGCCGCATGGAGCAGCTGATCCAGGAAGCCGTGGTCACCGTCCCGCGCGCTCTGATCGCCGAGACGATTGACCTGGTCGCCGTGCTGTCCGGTCGCGGCGCGTCGCGCCGCCTCACCGAACTCGCCCGTATCGAGGGTCTTGGCCCCGACGGCGACTACCGCGTCACCCCCGCACGCCAGCCCCTCACAGGAGACCCGTCATGA
- the trbK-alt gene encoding putative entry exclusion protein TrbK-alt, giving the protein MDGKMLARLGTVIFVAIAVTATAIEMSRKEEAPEAWPSGRAAVTTADPLRDELIRCQALGEAGPRDLACLRAWAENRNRFLAPGARPAERLPDMPPAPRNDTTPQPGRTDQPAVEPAAPIAAPQLDEAR; this is encoded by the coding sequence ATGGACGGCAAGATGCTCGCCCGACTCGGCACCGTCATTTTTGTCGCAATCGCAGTGACTGCGACCGCGATCGAGATGAGCCGGAAAGAAGAAGCGCCCGAGGCGTGGCCGTCCGGCCGCGCCGCCGTGACCACGGCCGACCCGTTGCGCGACGAGCTGATCCGCTGCCAGGCGCTCGGCGAAGCCGGTCCCCGCGACCTCGCATGCCTGCGGGCTTGGGCTGAAAACCGCAACCGCTTCCTTGCGCCCGGCGCGCGACCTGCCGAGCGACTGCCGGACATGCCGCCAGCGCCGCGAAACGACACCACTCCCCAACCGGGCCGCACCGATCAGCCAGCCGTGGAGCCCGCCGCGCCGATCGCGGCGCCGCAGCTCGACGAAGCGAGATAA
- a CDS encoding VirB3 family type IV secretion system protein, with amino-acid sequence MADGADNGGELPGLSVPVHRALTEHILLGGAPRSIAILNGTLAAALGLGLRLWLVGLGLWALGHFAAVWAAKRDPQFVDVVRKHLRIPGHLSV; translated from the coding sequence ATGGCCGACGGCGCCGACAATGGCGGTGAGCTGCCGGGCCTCTCGGTCCCGGTCCATCGGGCGCTGACCGAGCATATCCTGCTCGGCGGCGCTCCGCGCTCGATCGCCATCCTCAACGGTACGCTCGCCGCCGCGCTTGGCCTCGGCCTTCGCCTCTGGCTGGTCGGTCTCGGGCTCTGGGCTCTCGGCCACTTCGCGGCTGTCTGGGCCGCCAAGCGCGATCCGCAATTCGTCGACGTCGTGCGCAAGCATCTGCGCATCCCCGGCCACCTGTCGGTCTGA
- a CDS encoding conjugal transfer protein TraG, with translation MSATKILWGQILTVFLIVLMTTWAATQWTAYRLGFQPQLGLPWFELAGWPIYYPPAFFWWWYFYDAYAPPIFIEGAYIAASGGFISIAVAIGMSVWRAREAKNAETFGSARWAAAPEVSAAGLLGPDGVILGKFERGYLRHDGPEHVLCFAPTRSGKGVGLVVPSLLTWPGSAIVHDIKGENWTLTAGFRSRHGRVLLFDPTNAKSAAYNPLLEVRRGEWEVRDVQNIADILVDPEGSLEKRNHWEKTSHALLVGAILHVLYAEADKTLAGVAAFLSDPKRPIDSTLAAMMKTAHLGEAGPHPVIASAARELLNKSDNERSGVLSTAMSFLGLYRDPVVAEVTRRCDWRIVDIVGGKHPTTLYLVVPPSDINRTKPLIRLILNQIGRRLTEDLKANGNRHRLLLMLDEFPALGRLDFFESALAFMAGYGLKAFLIAQSLNQIEKAYGPNNSILDNCHVRVSFATNDERTAKRVSDALGTATEMRAMKNYAGHRLSPWLGHLMVSRSETARQLMTPGEIMQLPPSDEIVMVAGTPPIRAKKARYYEDRRFQERILPPPNLLKPTAARPDDWSTLPLPVKPAVATATGGGGSEDEDTTDSERRHQPELSRSKPVETKQPIENEFEIDPRDDADEDAARLSRMSQTMRQVARQASLDPNDGIEL, from the coding sequence ATGTCGGCGACCAAAATCCTCTGGGGCCAGATCCTCACCGTCTTTCTGATCGTGCTCATGACGACCTGGGCGGCGACGCAGTGGACGGCCTACCGACTCGGCTTCCAGCCGCAGCTCGGACTCCCGTGGTTCGAGTTGGCCGGCTGGCCGATCTACTATCCGCCCGCCTTCTTCTGGTGGTGGTACTTTTACGATGCCTATGCCCCGCCGATCTTCATCGAGGGCGCCTACATCGCCGCGTCAGGCGGCTTCATCTCGATCGCGGTCGCGATCGGCATGTCCGTCTGGCGAGCACGTGAAGCCAAGAATGCCGAGACGTTCGGCTCCGCCCGATGGGCCGCTGCACCCGAAGTGAGCGCCGCCGGCCTGCTGGGCCCGGATGGCGTCATCCTGGGGAAGTTCGAGCGCGGCTATCTCCGCCACGATGGTCCCGAGCATGTGCTGTGCTTTGCGCCCACGCGATCCGGCAAGGGCGTCGGCCTGGTCGTGCCCTCGCTACTCACCTGGCCCGGCTCGGCGATTGTCCATGACATCAAGGGCGAGAACTGGACGCTGACGGCCGGCTTCCGGTCCCGGCACGGCCGCGTCCTGCTATTTGATCCGACCAACGCAAAGTCGGCCGCCTACAATCCGCTGCTCGAGGTGCGCCGCGGTGAATGGGAGGTCCGCGACGTCCAGAACATCGCCGACATCCTGGTCGACCCGGAAGGCTCGCTCGAGAAACGGAATCATTGGGAGAAGACTAGCCACGCGTTGCTGGTCGGCGCCATTCTGCACGTCCTCTACGCCGAGGCCGACAAGACCCTCGCGGGCGTGGCCGCCTTCCTCTCCGATCCAAAGCGGCCGATCGATTCGACCCTCGCCGCCATGATGAAGACGGCGCATCTCGGCGAGGCCGGACCGCATCCGGTGATCGCCAGCGCCGCACGCGAGCTGCTGAACAAATCAGACAATGAGCGGTCGGGCGTGCTGTCCACCGCGATGTCGTTCCTCGGCCTATACCGCGATCCCGTAGTGGCAGAGGTCACACGCCGCTGCGACTGGCGCATCGTCGATATCGTGGGCGGCAAGCATCCAACGACGCTCTACCTCGTCGTGCCACCATCGGACATCAATCGGACTAAGCCGCTGATCCGCCTGATCCTCAATCAGATCGGCCGGCGGCTCACGGAGGATCTGAAGGCGAACGGCAACCGCCATCGTCTTCTCCTGATGCTCGACGAATTTCCGGCCCTCGGCCGCCTCGACTTTTTCGAGAGTGCGCTCGCCTTCATGGCGGGATACGGCCTCAAAGCCTTCCTCATCGCCCAGTCGCTGAACCAGATCGAGAAGGCCTACGGGCCGAACAACTCGATCCTCGACAACTGCCATGTGCGCGTCAGCTTCGCGACCAACGATGAGCGGACCGCCAAACGTGTCTCGGATGCGCTTGGCACCGCGACTGAGATGCGCGCGATGAAGAACTATGCCGGTCATCGCCTGTCGCCCTGGCTCGGCCACTTGATGGTCTCGCGCTCGGAAACGGCCCGGCAACTGATGACGCCCGGCGAAATCATGCAGCTTCCGCCATCCGACGAAATCGTCATGGTCGCCGGCACCCCGCCGATCCGCGCGAAGAAGGCGCGATATTATGAGGATCGCCGGTTTCAGGAGCGCATCTTGCCGCCGCCAAACCTTTTGAAGCCAACAGCCGCCCGACCGGACGACTGGAGCACGCTGCCCCTTCCGGTGAAGCCGGCGGTGGCGACGGCTACCGGCGGCGGCGGATCGGAAGATGAGGACACGACCGACTCCGAGCGCCGGCACCAGCCGGAACTGAGCCGCTCAAAACCCGTCGAGACTAAGCAACCCATCGAAAACGAATTCGAGATCGACCCCCGCGACGACGCCGACGAGGATGCCGCACGTCTCTCGCGCATGAGCCAGACCATGCGCCAGGTGGCACGCCAAGCCTCGCTCGATCCCAACGACGGCATCGAGCTTTAG
- a CDS encoding TrbC/VirB2 family protein, with amino-acid sequence MIQHTLRIRRHIATAVSVTFLTLALAPAAHATGSSMPWEAPLQKILDSIEGPVSKIIAVMIIIITGLTLAFGDTSGGARKLIQIVFGLSIAFAASSFFLSFFSFGGGALV; translated from the coding sequence ATGATCCAGCATACCCTGCGCATCCGCCGCCACATCGCCACGGCGGTGTCAGTCACCTTTCTCACGCTGGCGCTCGCCCCCGCCGCCCACGCCACGGGATCCTCGATGCCGTGGGAAGCACCACTGCAGAAAATTCTCGATTCGATCGAGGGTCCGGTCTCCAAGATCATCGCGGTCATGATCATTATCATTACCGGCCTGACACTCGCTTTTGGCGACACGTCGGGCGGCGCACGCAAACTGATCCAGATCGTCTTCGGTCTGTCGATTGCCTTCGCCGCGTCCAGTTTCTTCCTGTCGTTCTTCTCTTTCGGCGGCGGGGCGCTCGTCTGA
- the trbL gene encoding P-type conjugative transfer protein TrbL, with amino-acid sequence MGGTGVIDHFLEVFTRYIDSGFGLLSGEVAFIATTLIVIDVTLAALFWSWGADDDIMARLVKKTLFVGVFAYIIGNWNNLARIVFESFAGLGLKASGTSFTTADLLRPGKVAQTGLDAGRPLLESISGLMGYWSFFENFIQIACMFLAWALVLLAFFILSIQLFVTLIEFKLTTLAGFVLIPFGLFGKSAFMAERVLGNVISSGIKVLVLAVIIGIGSTLFSEFTSGFGGATPTIDEAMAIVLAALSLLGLGIFGPGIASGLVSGGPQLSAGAAVGTGMAAGGMVALGAGAVGAATSGGAALAGGAAAAARGGAAIAGGASTAYSLGAAGQSGAAGVASGLGGVARAGGSAAVSPLRRAASRAAESMRSSFNAGGKAAFEATGGTSTAGSIGGDAAGDGAAATGSANAGGPPAWAQRMRRSQHMTHAVQATAHAVRSGDAHGGGSSVNLSEGDR; translated from the coding sequence ATGGGCGGCACCGGCGTCATCGACCATTTCCTCGAGGTATTTACCCGCTACATCGATAGCGGATTCGGGTTGCTCAGCGGCGAAGTCGCCTTCATCGCCACCACCCTGATCGTCATCGACGTGACGCTGGCTGCACTCTTCTGGAGCTGGGGCGCCGACGACGACATCATGGCTCGCCTGGTGAAGAAGACGCTGTTCGTCGGCGTCTTCGCCTACATCATCGGCAACTGGAACAACCTGGCACGCATCGTCTTCGAAAGCTTCGCCGGCCTGGGCTTAAAGGCCAGCGGCACCAGCTTCACCACGGCCGATCTCTTGCGCCCTGGCAAGGTCGCGCAAACCGGTCTCGACGCCGGCCGGCCGCTCTTGGAGTCGATCTCTGGTCTGATGGGCTACTGGTCGTTCTTCGAGAACTTCATCCAGATCGCCTGCATGTTCCTTGCCTGGGCGCTGGTGCTTCTCGCCTTCTTCATCCTCTCCATCCAGCTCTTCGTCACCCTCATCGAATTCAAGCTGACGACGCTCGCGGGCTTCGTGCTGATCCCCTTCGGCCTGTTCGGCAAATCGGCCTTCATGGCCGAACGCGTACTCGGCAACGTCATCTCCTCCGGCATCAAGGTTTTGGTGCTTGCCGTCATCATCGGCATCGGCTCGACCCTCTTCTCAGAGTTCACATCCGGCTTCGGCGGGGCAACCCCTACCATCGACGAAGCGATGGCGATCGTGCTCGCCGCGCTGTCGCTGCTTGGCCTCGGCATCTTCGGTCCCGGCATCGCCAGTGGTCTCGTTTCCGGCGGCCCGCAGCTCAGCGCCGGCGCGGCGGTCGGCACGGGCATGGCCGCAGGCGGCATGGTCGCGCTAGGCGCTGGCGCCGTCGGTGCCGCCACGTCCGGTGGCGCTGCGCTCGCGGGTGGCGCCGCCGCCGCCGCTCGCGGCGGTGCCGCGATCGCTGGCGGCGCGTCCACTGCCTACAGCCTCGGCGCAGCCGGTCAGTCCGGCGCGGCCGGTGTCGCCTCCGGGCTCGGTGGGGTCGCCCGTGCCGGCGGTAGCGCCGCCGTCTCTCCACTGCGCCGCGCCGCGTCGCGGGCCGCCGAAAGCATGCGCTCCAGCTTCAATGCTGGCGGCAAGGCTGCCTTCGAGGCGACGGGCGGCACTTCCACCGCGGGTTCGATCGGCGGAGACGCGGCCGGTGACGGCGCCGCTGCCACCGGTTCCGCGAACGCCGGCGGTCCGCCGGCCTGGGCGCAACGGATGCGCCGATCCCAACACATGACCCATGCCGTCCAGGCCACAGCCCATGCCGTCCGCTCAGGCGACGCCCACGGCGGCGGCTCTTCCGTCAATCTTTCCGAAGGCGATCGCTGA
- the trbG gene encoding P-type conjugative transfer protein TrbG, whose translation MKPYFRKAGNPASHTSVVSAFRKAAFPMVLLATTALAGCATTNPPPEISYDNAAPAVQTVDPPAPVTVVELPRPLPLPGQLQRVEPSRRIPEPTDPTARVNQANAAARIQPVRDGFINSMQVYPFTQGALYQVYTAVGQITDIALQPGEQLVGSGPVAAGDTVRWIIGDTESGSGATRQIHILVKPTRTDLMTNLVINTNLRTYHMELRSTERTYMASVSWQYPQDQLIALRRQNAEAQASQPVASGVDLTNVNFRYAIDGDRAPWRPLRAFDDGRQVFIEFPRGISQGEMPPLFVVGPEGNTSELVNYRVRGNHMIVDRLFAAAELRFGSGNHQKRVRITRTDGRPAS comes from the coding sequence ATGAAGCCGTATTTCCGTAAAGCCGGAAACCCGGCTTCACACACATCCGTAGTCTCGGCTTTTCGCAAAGCCGCATTCCCCATGGTCCTGCTGGCGACGACCGCGCTCGCCGGCTGCGCCACCACCAATCCGCCGCCGGAGATCTCTTATGACAATGCCGCTCCGGCCGTGCAGACTGTCGATCCCCCTGCACCCGTAACCGTAGTCGAACTGCCTCGGCCGCTGCCGCTGCCTGGCCAGTTGCAGCGCGTCGAGCCATCCCGGCGTATACCGGAGCCGACCGACCCAACGGCGCGGGTGAACCAGGCCAATGCAGCCGCGCGCATCCAGCCGGTGCGCGACGGCTTCATCAACTCGATGCAGGTCTATCCGTTCACGCAAGGGGCGCTCTATCAGGTCTATACGGCCGTCGGACAAATCACGGACATCGCGTTGCAACCCGGGGAACAGCTTGTCGGCTCAGGCCCCGTCGCCGCCGGCGACACGGTGCGCTGGATCATCGGTGATACCGAGAGCGGTTCGGGCGCGACCCGGCAGATCCATATCCTCGTGAAGCCCACCCGCACCGATCTGATGACCAACCTCGTCATCAATACCAATCTGCGCACCTATCATATGGAACTGCGCTCGACCGAACGGACGTATATGGCGTCTGTGTCCTGGCAGTACCCACAGGACCAGCTCATCGCGCTGCGCCGGCAAAACGCCGAGGCGCAGGCCTCCCAGCCGGTGGCGAGCGGCGTCGATCTCACCAACGTCAATTTCCGCTACGCCATCGACGGTGACCGTGCGCCGTGGCGACCGCTGCGCGCCTTTGACGACGGTCGCCAGGTCTTCATCGAATTCCCGCGCGGGATCAGTCAAGGCGAAATGCCGCCGCTATTCGTCGTCGGACCGGAGGGCAACACCTCAGAGCTGGTAAACTACCGCGTTCGCGGCAACCACATGATCGTCGATCGGCTCTTCGCCGCGGCCGAACTGCGCTTCGGCTCCGGTAATCACCAGAAGCGCGTGCGCATTACCCGCACTGACGGGAGGCCCGCATCGTGA